Proteins encoded together in one Cicer arietinum cultivar CDC Frontier isolate Library 1 chromosome 4, Cicar.CDCFrontier_v2.0, whole genome shotgun sequence window:
- the LOC101497847 gene encoding monothiol glutaredoxin-S6-like has translation MDILAALTADKPVVIFSKSSCCMGHSVKALISSFGAKITVIEVDKMVNCEQIERALIQLGCRPSVPAVFIGQQFIGGVDQVIRLNVQNKLAPLLLSAKAIFIWGPIDK, from the coding sequence ATGGATATATTAGCAGCATTGACAGCTGATAAGCCAGTGGTGATATTCAGCAAGAGCAGTTGTTGCATGGGGCATTCTGTGAAGGCTCTGATAAGCAGCTTTGGTGCCAAAATAACAGTTATTGAGGTGGACAAAATGGTAAATTGTGAGCAAATAGAGAGGGCACTGATTCAGCTTGGTTGTAGACCAAGTGTGCCAGCAGTGTTTATTGGACAACAATTTATAGGTGGTGTTGATCAAGTTATAAGACTAAATGTCCAAAACAAGCTTGCTCCATTGCTTTTAAGTGCTAAAGCTATTTTTATTTGGGGTCCAATAGATAAATAG
- the LOC101502860 gene encoding monothiol glutaredoxin-S1-like has translation MEMITRIVSDKAVVIFSKSTCCVSHSIMSLIRSFGANPIVYELDVITNGPQIERALLQLCQPSVPAVFIGQQFIGDSKKIISLHLRNELVPMLMNARAIWI, from the coding sequence ATGGAAATGATCACAAGGATAGTGAGTGATAAAGCTGTGGTGATATTCAGCAAGAGCACATGTTGTGTGAGCCACTCAATCATGTCACTGATTAGAAGCTTTGGAGCAAATCCAATTGTTTATGAACTTGATGTGATAACAAATGGACCACAGATTGAAAGGGCTCTGCTTCAATTGTGTCAACCAAGTGTGCCAGCTGTGTTTATTGGTCAACAATTCATTGGTGattctaaaaaaatcatatcCCTCCATTTGAGGAATGAGTTAGTTCCAATGCTCATGAATGCAAGAGCTATATGGATTTGA
- the LOC101503181 gene encoding glutaredoxin-C11 → MDRVKDLASKKAAVIFTKSSCYMCHSITQLFYELGASPAVHELDNDVYGREMERALRSLGCNPSVPAVFIGGKFVGSSKDVISLHVDGSLKQMLMAARAIWF, encoded by the coding sequence ATGGATAGAGTGAAGGATTTGGCATCAAAGAAAGCTGCAGTTATATTCACAAAGAGTTCATGCTACATGTGTCACAGCATAACACAACTTTTTTATGAGCTTGGAGCAAGCCCTGCAGTGCATGAGCTTGACAATGATGTCTATGGTAGGGAAATGGAAAGGGCTTTGAGGAGTCTTGGATGTAACCCTTCAGTTCCAGCTGTCTTCATTGGAGGAAAATTTGTAGGCTCATCAAAGGATGTTATATCTCTTCATGTTGATGGATCTCTCAAACAAATGCTTATGGCTGCTAGAGCCATTTGGTTCTAG
- the LOC101503501 gene encoding monothiol glutaredoxin-S9 → MEKVMRLATEKGVVIFTKSSCCMCYAVNILFRELGVFPVVHEIDKDPEGKEMEKAITKLGCNAPVPAVFIGGKLVGSTNEVMSLHLSGSLTPLIRPFRL, encoded by the coding sequence ATGGAGAAAGTGATGAGGTTGGCAACAGAAAAGGGTGTGGTGATATTCACGAAGAGCTCATGTTGTATGTGTTATGCAGTGAACATTTTGTTTCGAGAACTAGGAGTGTTCCCAGTGGTTCATGAAATTGACAAAGATCCTGAAGGGAAAGAAATGGAGAAAGCTATAACAAAGTTGGGTTGTAATGCACCTGTCCCTGCAGTCTTCATTGGAGGAAAGCTTGTGGGCTCCACCAATGAAGTTATGTCCCTACACCTAAGTGGTTCACTCACTCCACTAATCAGGCCATTTcgactttaa
- the LOC101503837 gene encoding protein TRANSPORT INHIBITOR RESPONSE 1: MKRVAYSFPEEVLEHVFSFIESDTDRGSISLVCKSWYEIERWCRRRVFVGNCYAVSPLMVIKRFPKVRSITLKGKPHFADFNLVPEGWGGYVCPWIKAMAVAYPCLQEIRLKRMVITDDCLDLIAKSFKNFTVLVLTSCEGFTTDGLAAIAANCRNLRELDLRESEVDDICGHWLSHFPDSYTSLVSLNISCLASEVNLHGLERLVSRCPNLQTLRLSRAFPLDRLANLLRGAPQLVELGTGAYTTEMQPEVFSNLVTAFSGCKQLKGLSGFWDVLPSYLPAVYPVCSRLTSLNLSYATIQSTDLIKLVGQCESLQRLWVLDYIEDAGLDMLAASCKDLRELRVFPSDPFGLDPNVALTEQGLVSVSEGCPKLHSVLYFCRQMSNAALNTIARNRPNMTRFRLCIIEPRTPDYLTLQPLDAGFGAIVEHCKNLQRLSLSGLLTDRVFEYIGTYGKKLEMLSVAFAGDSDLGLHHVLSGCDNLRKLEIRDCPFGDKALLANAAKLETMRSLWMSSCYVSYGACKLLGQKLPRLNVEVIDERGPPDSRPESSPVEKLYIYRTISGPRSDMPGYVWTMEDDSAYVE, from the exons ATGAAGAGAGTAGCGTACTCATTCCCTGAAGAAGTTCTCGAACACGTGTTCTCGTTCATTGAATCGGACACAGACAGAGGCTCGATCTCTCTTGTATGCAAGTCGTGGTATGAGATCGAGCGGTGGTGCAGGCGGAGGGTGTTCGTCGGTAACTGTTACGCGGTGAGTCCGTTGATGGTGATAAAACGGTTTCCGAAGGTGAGATCTATAACATTGAAAGGGAAACCGCACTTTGCGGACTTCAATTTGGTACCGGAAGGTTGGGGTGGTTATGTTTGTCCTTGGATCAAAGCTATGGCTGTTGCGTATCCGTGTTTGCAAGAGATCAGACTTAAGAGGATGGTCATCACTGATGATTGCTTGGACCTTATCGCTAAATCGTTTAAAAACTTCACTGTTTTGGTTCTTACTTCTTGTGAAGGTTTCACTACTGATGGACTTGCTGCCATTGCTGCCAATTGCAG GAATTTGAGGGAGTTGGACTTGCGGGAGAGTGAAGTGGACGACATTTGCGGTCATTGGCTAAGCCATTTTCCTGATTCATACACATCCTTGGTTTCCCTAAACATCTCTTGCTTAGCAAGCGAGGTGAATTTGCATGGACTAGAGCGTCTGGTTAGCAGGTGCCCCAACCTGCAGACTCTCCGCCTCAGTCGAGCTTTCCCCCTTGATAGGCTTGCCAATCTTCTTCGTGGGGCTCCACAGCTGGTTGAGTTAGGCACCGGAGCCTACACAACTGAGATGCAGCCGGAGGTCTTTTCAAACCTGGTCACAGCATTTTCTGGGTGCAAGCAATTGAAGGGCTTGTCTGGCTTTTGGGATGTGCTACCATCCTACCTTCCAGCCGTCTATCCTGTCTGCTCCAGGCTTACATCACTAAACTTGAGTTATGCTACAATCCAAAGCACGGATCTTATCAAGCTTGTTGGTCAATGTGAAAGTTTGCAGCGGCTATGG GTGCTGGATTACATTGAAGATGCCGGCCTTGACATGCTTGCTGCATCTTGTAAGGATCTGAGAGAGTTGAGGGTATTTCCTTCTGACCCTTTTGGGTTAGATCCAAATGTAGCATTGACAGAGCAGGGACTTGTTTCTGTGTCTGAAGGTTGTCCCAAGCTCCATTCAGTTCTATATTTTTGTCGACAAATGTCCAATGCTGCCCTAAATACAATTGCTCGAAACAGGCCTAATATGACTCGTTTTCGACTTTGTATCATTGAACCTCGTACTCCTGACTATCTTACCCTTCAACCTCTGGATGCTGGTTTTGGAGCTATTGTTGAGCATTGTAAGAATCTTCAGCGCCTTTCCCTTTCAGGTCTTCTCACTGACCGTGTTTTTGAGTATATTGGGACGTATGGGAAGAAGCTTGAGATGCTTTCTGTGGCATTTGCTGGAGATAGTGATCTGGGACTCCATCATGTGCTGTCTGGGTGTGACAACCTTAGGAAGCTGGAGATCAGGGACTGCCCCTTTGGTGACAAAGCTCTTTTAGCCAACGCTGCGAAGTTGGAGACAATGCGATCCCTTTGGATGTCCTCTTGCTATGTGAGTTATGGAGCATGTAAGCTGTTGGGTCAGAAATTGCCAAGACTCAATGTTGAAGTCATTGACGAAAGAGGACCTCCAGATTCTAGGCCAGAGAGTAGTCCTGTTGAGAAGCTATACATATACAGGACGATTTCTGGGCCTAGATCGGACATGCCTGGTTATGTGTGGACAATGGAAGATGATTCTGCTTATGTTGAATGA